From the genome of Candidatus Electrothrix communis, one region includes:
- a CDS encoding aspartate kinase gives MALIVQKFGGTSVGSTDKIKNVAERVLRQQKQGHQMVVVLSAMSGQTDKLLGLAADMQDMPDPREMDMLLSTGEQVTIALFAMAVKAAGSDAISLLGDQVHIHTDAMHTKARIKEIDTELVHKHLDAGKVVVIAGFQGVDDDGDITTLGRGGSDTTAVALAAALKADACEIFTDVEGVYTTDPNICAQARKINMITYDEMLELASLGAKVLEIRSVGLAKRYKVPLHVRSTFSENEGTWVVEEERIMESMLVSGITYNKNEARITITKVPDQPGIASKIFQPISDAGILVDMIIQNTREGQMTDMTFTVIRTDYSRTMEILQKVAEEIGAESVTGDESIVKVSIVGVGMRNHSGIASTMFRIMSGEGINIMMISTSEIKVSCVIAEKYTELAVRALHSAFELDNENPPRAEQQ, from the coding sequence ATGGCACTCATAGTGCAGAAATTCGGTGGTACCTCGGTGGGGTCCACTGATAAAATAAAAAATGTGGCCGAGCGGGTGCTCAGGCAGCAGAAGCAGGGGCATCAGATGGTGGTGGTGCTTTCCGCCATGTCGGGCCAGACGGATAAGCTGCTGGGGCTGGCAGCGGATATGCAGGACATGCCTGATCCGCGCGAAATGGACATGCTGCTGTCCACGGGCGAGCAGGTGACCATCGCCCTTTTTGCCATGGCCGTTAAAGCGGCGGGCAGCGATGCGATTTCCCTGCTGGGCGATCAGGTGCATATCCATACAGATGCCATGCACACCAAGGCCCGGATCAAGGAAATCGACACCGAGTTGGTTCACAAGCATCTTGATGCGGGCAAGGTTGTGGTGATTGCCGGCTTTCAGGGCGTGGATGATGATGGCGATATCACCACCCTGGGCCGGGGCGGCTCAGATACCACCGCCGTAGCCCTGGCTGCCGCGCTCAAGGCGGATGCCTGCGAGATTTTCACTGATGTTGAGGGTGTGTATACCACAGATCCTAATATCTGTGCGCAGGCACGTAAGATTAACATGATAACCTATGACGAAATGTTGGAGCTTGCCAGTCTCGGTGCGAAAGTGCTGGAGATCCGCTCGGTGGGTTTGGCCAAGCGCTATAAAGTTCCTTTACATGTTCGTTCCACATTTTCAGAAAACGAGGGCACCTGGGTCGTTGAGGAGGAGAGAATTATGGAATCCATGCTGGTTTCCGGTATTACCTATAATAAGAATGAAGCGCGTATCACCATCACCAAGGTGCCGGATCAGCCGGGTATTGCTTCTAAGATTTTTCAGCCCATCTCGGATGCGGGCATTCTGGTGGATATGATCATTCAGAACACCCGTGAAGGGCAGATGACCGATATGACCTTTACGGTGATACGGACCGATTATTCCCGGACTATGGAGATCCTGCAAAAGGTCGCTGAGGAGATCGGGGCAGAGTCCGTGACCGGCGATGAGTCCATTGTCAAGGTCTCTATCGTGGGGGTGGGAATGCGTAATCACTCCGGTATCGCCTCCACCATGTTTCGGATCATGTCCGGCGAGGGCATCAATATCATGATGATCTCCACCTCGGAGATCAAGGTTTCCTGCGTGATCGCGGAGAAGTACACCGAGCTGGCCGTGCGGGCCTTGCATTCGGCCTTTGAGTTGGATAATGAAAATCCGCCGCGTGCAGAGCAGCAGTAA